In Amycolatopsis coloradensis, one genomic interval encodes:
- the add gene encoding adenosine deaminase, translated as MRDLSLLPKAHLHVHLESTIRPDTLRDLGEANGVAVPAEQPVFDGFRAFGDYNGLLRSCLRRPEDFERVAREFCEDQVADGVRYAEVTFTAASHGERLGEPDMPLASVLKGLSVGAAEYGLHWRVLLDHSRRRSVERARLTLGLARRYAPDGVFAIGLAGEEKYPLAPFAGICDEAEEAGLHLIHHAGEDAGPASIREALEVGHSERIGHGIRILEDVALVAEVRERGIALEVCPSSNVTLGLVPAFEEHPLPRLVDAGLVVTLSTDVPSVTGTTLTDEFLRTREAFAYDDLALAGLARASVDASFASAELKRSIHQEIDAWLA; from the coding sequence ATGCGGGATCTTTCTCTGCTGCCCAAGGCGCATCTGCACGTCCACCTGGAAAGCACCATCCGGCCGGACACGCTCCGTGACCTCGGCGAGGCGAACGGCGTCGCGGTACCCGCGGAACAACCCGTGTTCGACGGCTTCCGTGCGTTCGGTGACTACAACGGGCTGCTGCGGTCCTGCCTGCGGAGGCCCGAGGACTTCGAACGGGTGGCGCGCGAGTTCTGCGAAGACCAGGTCGCGGACGGCGTCCGCTACGCCGAGGTCACCTTCACGGCGGCTTCGCACGGCGAACGACTGGGAGAGCCGGACATGCCGCTGGCGTCCGTCCTCAAAGGACTCTCGGTGGGGGCGGCCGAGTACGGGCTCCACTGGCGGGTGCTGCTGGACCACTCGCGCCGCCGGTCGGTCGAACGCGCCCGGCTCACCCTCGGCCTGGCACGCCGGTACGCGCCGGACGGGGTGTTCGCGATCGGGCTCGCCGGGGAGGAGAAGTACCCGCTCGCGCCGTTCGCCGGGATCTGCGACGAGGCCGAGGAGGCGGGGCTGCACCTGATCCACCACGCGGGCGAGGACGCCGGCCCGGCGAGCATCCGCGAGGCCCTGGAGGTCGGTCACAGCGAACGGATCGGCCACGGCATCCGGATCCTGGAGGACGTCGCGCTGGTCGCCGAGGTGCGGGAACGCGGTATCGCGCTGGAGGTCTGCCCGTCGTCGAACGTGACGCTCGGGCTGGTTCCCGCGTTCGAGGAGCACCCGCTCCCCCGGCTGGTCGACGCCGGGCTCGTGGTCACGCTCAGCACCGATGTCCCTTCGGTCACCGGGACGACGCTGACCGACGAGTTCCTGCGCACTCGCGAGGCGTTCGCCTACGACGACCTCGCGCTCGCGGGCCTCGCCAGGGCGTCCGTCGACGCGTCCTTCGCATCCGCCGAACTCAAACGTTCGATCCACCAAGAGATCGACGCCTGGCTGGCCTGA
- a CDS encoding class I SAM-dependent methyltransferase: protein MTFEELLAEGEAVPVEGWDFSWFEGRATEERPPWGYSRLLGERMAAAAAGLDLQTGGGEVLAGIPKPPPVLAATEGWPPNVEVARKTLAPLGGEVVEAEHDAPLPFPDESFDLVSSRHPIANPWREIVRVLRPGGTFLSQQIGAGTVRELKEFFLGPQDYGGWTPDVLRVEAEAVGLRVERLEPAKLRMEFFDLAAVVHFLRKVIWIVPGFEVEKYRDRLAELHRMIEADGKFVAHSRRVLVEAVKPS from the coding sequence ATGACGTTCGAAGAGCTGCTCGCCGAGGGAGAGGCCGTCCCGGTCGAAGGCTGGGACTTCTCGTGGTTCGAGGGCCGGGCCACCGAGGAACGGCCGCCGTGGGGCTACTCGCGGCTGCTCGGCGAGCGGATGGCGGCCGCCGCCGCCGGGCTGGACCTGCAGACCGGCGGCGGCGAGGTGCTCGCGGGCATCCCGAAACCGCCGCCGGTCCTTGCCGCCACCGAAGGCTGGCCGCCGAACGTCGAGGTCGCCAGGAAGACCCTCGCGCCGCTGGGCGGCGAGGTGGTCGAGGCCGAGCACGACGCGCCTTTGCCGTTCCCCGACGAGTCCTTCGATCTGGTGAGCAGCCGCCATCCGATCGCGAATCCGTGGCGGGAGATCGTCCGCGTGCTGCGTCCGGGCGGAACCTTTCTGTCGCAACAGATCGGCGCAGGCACCGTGCGGGAGCTGAAGGAGTTCTTCCTCGGCCCGCAGGACTACGGCGGCTGGACGCCCGACGTGCTGCGCGTCGAGGCGGAGGCCGTCGGACTGCGGGTCGAGCGCCTCGAACCGGCGAAACTGCGGATGGAGTTCTTCGACCTCGCCGCGGTGGTCCACTTCCTCCGGAAGGTGATCTGGATCGTGCCGGGGTTCGAAGTGGAGAAGTACCGCGACAGGCTCGCGGAACTCCATCGGATGATCGAGGCCGATGGGAAGTTCGTCGCGCACTCGCGGCGGGTGCTCGTGGAGGCCGTCAAGCCTTCGTGA
- a CDS encoding cellulase family glycosylhydrolase, whose amino-acid sequence MVRPRWRAALVTVLTAASVPISAQAVSAAPVRYEAENATISRGVVESNHTGFTGSGFVNYDNVTGSYVEYTVNAAQAGQHTLTFRYANGTTANRPLDITVNGAIAVDDLGFAGTGAWTTWRTVTTTVNLAAGANKIRTTAVTANGGPNADSLSVEADGGSNDTEAPSAPGSPTTSNVSCGSVTLTWQASSDNVSVAGYRVLRNGQTVATTANPPATVTGLAASTAYSFTVVAYDAAGNTSAPSATVSATTPACGTGTPVSINGKLHVCGVKLCNQYGKPIQLRGMSTHGIQWYSQCVKTASLDALANDWKADILRVAMYIQDDGYESNPRKFTDMMHNYIEEATKRGMYVLVDWHQLDPGDPNANTHLAKTFFTEIAQRHKDKVNIIYDVANEPNGVSWADVKRYAEEVIPVIRAQDPDSVVFLGTHGWSTFGISDQRDETDILNNPVNATNIMYTFHFYAASHQDEHYDALARTADRLPVFVTEFGTQTYTGDGGNDFTYSQKYLDLLAAKKIGWTNWNFSDDFRSGAVFKTGTCAGNSFTGTSMLKPAGVWVRDRIRTPDDFPTG is encoded by the coding sequence GTGGTACGCCCAAGATGGCGGGCGGCGCTGGTCACGGTGCTCACGGCCGCCTCGGTCCCGATCTCCGCCCAGGCCGTTTCCGCGGCTCCAGTCCGCTATGAAGCCGAGAACGCGACGATCTCGCGCGGCGTGGTCGAATCCAACCACACGGGCTTCACCGGATCCGGCTTCGTCAACTACGACAACGTCACCGGTAGCTACGTCGAGTACACCGTCAACGCGGCGCAGGCCGGACAGCACACGCTGACCTTCCGCTACGCCAACGGCACCACCGCCAACCGCCCGCTCGACATCACGGTCAACGGCGCGATCGCCGTCGACGACCTCGGGTTCGCCGGCACCGGCGCGTGGACGACCTGGCGCACCGTCACCACGACGGTGAACCTCGCCGCGGGCGCCAACAAGATCCGCACCACCGCCGTCACGGCGAACGGCGGTCCCAACGCGGACTCGCTGTCGGTCGAGGCCGACGGCGGTTCCAACGACACCGAAGCGCCGTCAGCGCCGGGCTCGCCCACCACGTCGAACGTGAGCTGTGGCAGCGTGACCCTGACCTGGCAGGCGTCGTCCGACAACGTCAGCGTCGCCGGGTACCGCGTCCTGCGGAACGGGCAAACCGTTGCCACGACGGCGAATCCGCCCGCGACGGTGACCGGTCTCGCCGCGTCGACGGCCTACTCGTTCACGGTGGTCGCCTACGACGCGGCGGGGAACACGTCCGCGCCGAGCGCCACCGTCTCCGCCACCACGCCGGCGTGCGGTACCGGGACACCGGTGTCCATCAACGGAAAGCTCCACGTCTGCGGCGTCAAACTGTGCAACCAGTACGGCAAGCCCATCCAGCTGCGGGGGATGAGCACGCACGGGATCCAGTGGTACAGCCAATGCGTGAAGACCGCCTCGCTGGACGCGCTGGCCAACGACTGGAAGGCCGACATCCTGCGCGTCGCCATGTACATCCAGGACGACGGCTACGAGAGCAACCCGCGCAAGTTCACCGACATGATGCACAACTACATCGAAGAGGCGACGAAACGCGGCATGTACGTCCTCGTCGACTGGCATCAGCTCGACCCGGGCGACCCGAACGCGAACACGCATCTCGCGAAGACGTTCTTCACCGAGATCGCCCAGCGGCACAAGGACAAGGTCAACATCATCTACGACGTCGCGAACGAACCGAACGGCGTCAGCTGGGCGGACGTGAAGCGGTACGCCGAAGAGGTCATCCCGGTGATCCGTGCCCAGGACCCCGACAGCGTCGTCTTCCTCGGGACGCACGGCTGGTCGACCTTCGGCATCTCCGACCAGCGCGACGAGACCGACATCCTGAACAACCCGGTCAACGCCACCAACATCATGTACACGTTCCACTTCTACGCGGCGTCGCACCAGGACGAGCACTACGACGCCCTGGCGCGGACGGCCGACCGGCTCCCGGTGTTCGTCACGGAATTCGGCACCCAGACCTACACGGGTGACGGCGGGAACGACTTCACGTACTCGCAGAAGTACCTGGATCTGCTGGCCGCCAAGAAGATCGGCTGGACGAACTGGAACTTCTCCGACGACTTCCGCTCCGGTGCCGTGTTCAAGACCGGAACCTGCGCCGGGAACTCCTTCACCGGCACTTCGATGCTGAAGCCCGCCGGTGTCTGGGTGCGGGACCGCATCCGCACGCCGGACGACTTCCCGACCGGCTGA
- a CDS encoding AAA family ATPase, with product MAGTGYFTSVEDVTAKLADTGYLASAAVATTVFLADALGKPLLIEGPAGVGKTELAKAVAQASGSRLVRLQCYEGVDESRALYEWNHAKQLLRITAGKDETWDEARNDIFGEEFLLARPLLTAIKGDEPTVLLIDETDKADVEIEGLLLEVLGDFQITVPELGTITAGRKPFVVLTSNATRELSEALRRRCLFLHIDFPDAALEQRIVRLKVPGVDDALAASVVKVITALRAMELRKAPSVAETIDWARTLLALGADSLGEDVVRASLGVILKHQDDVVKADARLELGKVLDS from the coding sequence GTGGCTGGGACCGGGTACTTCACATCCGTCGAAGACGTGACGGCGAAGCTCGCCGACACCGGCTACCTGGCCTCCGCGGCCGTCGCCACCACGGTGTTCCTCGCGGACGCCCTCGGCAAGCCGTTGCTGATCGAGGGCCCCGCGGGGGTGGGCAAGACCGAGCTGGCGAAGGCGGTCGCGCAGGCCAGCGGCTCCCGGCTCGTGCGGTTGCAGTGCTACGAAGGCGTCGACGAGTCGCGTGCGCTGTACGAGTGGAACCACGCGAAGCAGCTTCTCCGGATCACGGCCGGTAAGGACGAGACCTGGGACGAAGCCCGCAACGACATCTTCGGTGAAGAGTTCCTGTTGGCCAGGCCGCTGCTGACGGCGATCAAGGGCGACGAACCGACCGTCCTGCTCATCGACGAGACCGACAAGGCCGACGTCGAGATCGAGGGGCTGCTGCTGGAGGTGCTCGGCGACTTCCAGATCACCGTCCCGGAACTCGGCACGATCACCGCCGGCCGCAAGCCGTTCGTGGTACTGACCTCCAACGCGACCCGCGAGCTTTCCGAGGCGCTGCGACGGCGTTGCCTGTTCCTGCACATCGATTTCCCCGACGCGGCACTGGAACAGCGCATCGTGCGGCTCAAGGTGCCGGGCGTCGACGACGCGCTCGCCGCGTCCGTCGTCAAGGTGATCACCGCGCTGCGGGCGATGGAACTGCGGAAGGCGCCGTCGGTCGCCGAAACCATCGACTGGGCCCGCACCTTGCTGGCGCTCGGCGCGGACAGTCTCGGCGAGGACGTCGTCCGCGCGAGTCTCGGCGTCATCCTCAAACACCAGGACGACGTCGTGAAGGCGGACGCGCGGCTGGAACTCGGCAAGGTCCTCGACTCGTGA
- a CDS encoding MFS transporter, protein MTMTLDTPSGVTTENVEKSYRWRWPALFVILTGSVMELLDMTVTSIAGPVMRESLGGGTAMIQWLGVAYTLAMVSGLLTGGRLGDIFGRKRMFLIGAIGFVVGSLFCAIAVNPEMIITARVVQGLFGAAMVPQGLGMMKEMFTGKELQSAFGMFGPVMGLAAVGGPILAGWLVDADFFGTGWRMIFLINLPIGALAVLAALKFLPESRPGGSLTLDIPGALLATTGALLIVFPLVQGREYGWPLWTFAMMAAAVVVFGVFAWFEKRKSGRGGDPLVEPSLFRKRSFLAGMATGTIYFAAFSGFGLVFTLYLQLGLGFSPLKAGLTGVPMSLGMIVGMGLVQAVRKHGRKVLHTGALIMTAGVVALLLLLGPETGPWLIAPALLVVGIGSGLIMGPYFEIALSGVEPAEAGSASGALTSLQQVGGALGLALLGTVFFDAGTADPTGAAQRTFWVVAVMVMLTFAVGFLLPKRIRDVESAG, encoded by the coding sequence ATGACGATGACACTGGACACCCCGAGCGGTGTGACCACGGAAAACGTGGAGAAGTCCTACCGCTGGCGCTGGCCCGCGCTGTTCGTGATCCTGACCGGCTCGGTGATGGAACTGCTCGACATGACGGTCACGAGCATCGCCGGACCGGTCATGCGGGAGTCGCTCGGTGGCGGCACGGCGATGATCCAGTGGCTCGGCGTCGCCTACACCCTCGCGATGGTGTCCGGCCTGCTCACCGGCGGGCGGCTCGGCGACATCTTCGGCCGCAAGCGCATGTTCCTCATCGGTGCGATCGGTTTCGTCGTCGGCTCGCTGTTCTGCGCGATCGCGGTGAACCCGGAAATGATCATCACCGCGCGGGTCGTGCAGGGCCTGTTCGGCGCCGCGATGGTCCCGCAGGGCCTCGGCATGATGAAGGAGATGTTCACCGGGAAGGAGCTTCAGTCCGCGTTCGGCATGTTCGGCCCGGTGATGGGGCTCGCCGCGGTCGGTGGCCCGATCCTCGCGGGCTGGCTGGTCGACGCCGATTTCTTCGGCACCGGCTGGCGGATGATCTTCCTGATCAACCTCCCGATCGGCGCGCTGGCCGTGCTCGCCGCGCTGAAGTTCCTCCCCGAATCCCGGCCCGGCGGTTCGCTCACCCTCGACATCCCCGGTGCGCTGCTCGCCACGACCGGCGCGCTGCTGATCGTCTTCCCGCTGGTGCAGGGCCGCGAGTACGGCTGGCCGCTGTGGACGTTCGCGATGATGGCCGCCGCGGTCGTGGTGTTCGGGGTCTTCGCGTGGTTCGAGAAGCGCAAGAGCGGCCGCGGCGGTGATCCGCTGGTGGAGCCGAGCCTGTTCCGCAAGCGCAGCTTCCTCGCCGGGATGGCGACCGGGACGATCTACTTCGCGGCGTTCTCCGGTTTCGGTCTGGTCTTCACGCTGTATCTGCAGCTCGGGCTCGGTTTCTCGCCGCTCAAGGCCGGGCTGACCGGGGTGCCGATGTCGCTGGGGATGATCGTCGGGATGGGCCTGGTGCAGGCGGTGCGCAAGCACGGCCGCAAGGTGCTGCACACCGGCGCGCTGATCATGACCGCCGGTGTGGTCGCCCTCCTGCTGCTCCTCGGCCCGGAGACGGGTCCGTGGCTGATCGCGCCGGCGTTGCTGGTGGTCGGGATCGGCTCCGGGCTGATCATGGGGCCGTACTTCGAGATCGCCCTGTCCGGGGTGGAACCGGCTGAGGCCGGATCGGCGTCGGGTGCGCTGACGTCGCTCCAGCAGGTCGGCGGCGCATTGGGGCTCGCGCTGCTGGGCACGGTGTTCTTCGACGCGGGGACCGCCGACCCGACCGGCGCGGCCCAGCGGACGTTTTGGGTGGTCGCGGTGATGGTGATGCTCACCTTCGCGGTCGGATTCCTGCTGCCGAAGCGGATCCGCGACGTAGAGTCGGCCGGGTAG
- the mgrA gene encoding L-glyceraldehyde 3-phosphate reductase, whose amino-acid sequence MSTYVAAEGRYESIPYRRTGRSGLKLPAISLGLWHNFGDDKPLGTQRDIARRAFDLGITHFDLANNYGPPYGSAEQNFGRLLASDFKPYRDELVVSTKAGYDMWPGPYGEWGSRKYLLSSLDQSLGRMGLDYVDIFYSHRFDPETPLEETVGALDTAVRSGRALYVGISSYSSEKTAEAARLLRELGTPLLIHQPSYSMFNRWLEGDKLLDTLEAEGAGCIAFSPLAQGLLTSRYLDGVPENSRAAQGKSLNPDTITESTLGKIRALNEIAQRRGQTLAQLALAWGLRDPRMTSVLIGASSVAQLEDNVGALKNLHFTHEELAEIDRYATEADINLWKRSTDAG is encoded by the coding sequence GTGAGCACCTATGTCGCGGCCGAGGGCCGATACGAGAGCATCCCTTACCGCCGCACCGGGCGCAGCGGCCTGAAGCTGCCTGCGATCTCGCTGGGCCTGTGGCACAACTTCGGCGACGACAAGCCACTGGGCACCCAGCGGGACATCGCGCGGCGCGCGTTCGACCTGGGCATCACCCATTTCGACCTCGCCAACAACTACGGCCCGCCCTACGGTTCGGCCGAGCAGAACTTCGGCAGGCTGCTGGCTTCGGACTTCAAGCCCTACCGTGACGAACTGGTCGTCTCGACCAAGGCGGGCTACGACATGTGGCCCGGCCCGTACGGCGAATGGGGCTCGCGCAAGTACCTGCTGTCCTCTTTGGACCAGTCGCTCGGCAGGATGGGCCTGGACTACGTCGACATCTTCTACTCGCACCGTTTCGACCCCGAGACGCCGCTCGAGGAGACGGTCGGCGCGCTCGACACCGCCGTCCGCTCCGGACGCGCGCTGTACGTCGGCATCTCGTCGTACTCGTCGGAGAAGACCGCCGAGGCCGCGCGACTTCTGCGCGAGCTGGGCACCCCGCTGCTCATCCACCAGCCGTCGTACTCGATGTTCAACCGCTGGCTCGAAGGCGACAAGCTGCTCGACACGCTCGAAGCGGAAGGCGCGGGCTGCATCGCCTTCTCGCCGCTGGCGCAGGGACTGCTGACCAGCCGCTACCTCGACGGCGTCCCCGAGAATTCCCGTGCGGCGCAAGGGAAGTCCCTCAACCCGGACACGATCACCGAGAGCACCCTCGGCAAGATCCGGGCGCTGAACGAGATCGCCCAGCGCCGCGGGCAGACGCTGGCGCAGCTCGCGCTCGCGTGGGGCCTGCGTGACCCGCGGATGACGTCGGTGCTGATCGGCGCGAGCAGCGTGGCCCAACTGGAGGACAACGTCGGCGCGCTGAAGAACCTGCACTTCACCCACGAGGAGCTGGCCGAGATCGACCGCTACGCCACCGAGGCCGACATCAACCTCTGGAAGCGCTCGACCGACGCCGGCTAG
- a CDS encoding lytic murein transglycosylase: MTASSPSTLDLLDQWQPPPRKRGPRGCVMLALLVVGALVAGAVWVVISLNDREPVPVKPEFVVPALKPAPRSAIPGDAGPLPAEPAKDAWIAKVSENTDIPSRTLRAYVNAAEKTVKTTPRCEITWATIAGIGRTESQHARHDGSRAGEDGVVTPPIIGIPLDGSPGVLAVVDTDKGALDGDPKWDRAVGPMQFLPATWKRYGVRASGDGAAPNPQNIDDAAMTTARYMCARGGDLGDPAGWWTAVLTYNNSTAYGQEVFSNADAYGKAALKP, encoded by the coding sequence GTGACCGCTTCGTCCCCTTCGACGCTGGACCTGCTGGACCAGTGGCAACCGCCGCCCCGCAAGCGCGGCCCGCGCGGCTGTGTGATGCTCGCGCTCCTGGTCGTGGGCGCCTTGGTCGCCGGTGCCGTCTGGGTCGTGATCAGCCTCAACGACCGTGAGCCGGTGCCGGTCAAGCCGGAATTCGTGGTCCCCGCGCTCAAGCCCGCCCCGCGTTCGGCCATCCCAGGCGACGCCGGGCCGCTGCCCGCGGAGCCCGCGAAAGACGCCTGGATCGCGAAGGTGTCGGAGAACACGGACATCCCCTCGCGCACGCTGCGGGCGTACGTGAACGCTGCCGAGAAGACCGTGAAGACCACTCCTCGTTGCGAAATCACCTGGGCGACCATCGCCGGGATCGGCCGGACCGAGTCCCAGCACGCCCGGCACGACGGTTCCCGCGCCGGCGAGGACGGCGTCGTGACGCCGCCGATCATCGGCATCCCGCTCGACGGCTCCCCCGGTGTGCTGGCGGTCGTCGACACGGACAAGGGCGCCCTCGACGGCGACCCGAAGTGGGATCGCGCGGTCGGGCCGATGCAGTTCCTGCCCGCCACCTGGAAGCGGTACGGCGTCCGCGCGAGCGGCGACGGCGCCGCGCCGAACCCGCAGAACATCGACGACGCGGCGATGACGACCGCGCGGTACATGTGCGCGCGGGGCGGCGACCTCGGAGACCCCGCCGGCTGGTGGACCGCGGTGCTGACCTACAACAACTCCACCGCGTACGGGCAGGAAGTGTTCAGCAACGCCGACGCCTACGGCAAGGCCGCGCTCAAACCCTGA
- a CDS encoding YafY family protein: MANTSARMLRLLSLLQTHRFWSGTELSDKLEVSERTLRRDVERLRELGYPVNASRGVAGGYQLRSGTVMPPLLLDDEEAVAIAVGLRTAASGSVEGIEETSVRALAKVVQVMPPRLRRRVDALQAYTTPAAVTGPRVNAASLTVIAQACRDDERLKFDYAARGGEESARLVEPHRLVSLGRRWYLVAWDLDRVDWRTFRVDRLSDPRTTGARYRPREIPGGDAVKFVEAQIKARPTTYELVVRVDAPKDRVESAVRYLGGALEAIDEMSCRLTMNVDTFDWPVLILAAIGAPFEVESPSAFKDHLGAVATLFSRASGD, encoded by the coding sequence ATGGCGAATACGAGTGCGCGGATGCTGCGACTGCTGTCGCTGCTGCAGACACACCGCTTCTGGTCGGGGACCGAACTGAGCGACAAACTCGAGGTGAGCGAGCGGACGCTGCGGCGCGACGTCGAGCGGCTGCGCGAGCTGGGTTATCCGGTCAACGCGAGCCGCGGCGTCGCGGGCGGCTATCAGTTGCGATCGGGCACGGTCATGCCGCCGTTGCTGCTGGACGACGAGGAGGCCGTGGCGATCGCGGTCGGCCTGCGGACGGCGGCGAGCGGTTCGGTGGAGGGCATCGAGGAGACCTCGGTCCGGGCGCTGGCGAAGGTCGTCCAGGTGATGCCGCCCCGGCTGCGCAGACGTGTCGACGCGCTCCAGGCGTACACGACGCCGGCGGCCGTCACCGGCCCCCGGGTCAACGCGGCCAGCCTGACGGTGATCGCGCAGGCGTGCCGGGACGACGAGCGGCTGAAGTTCGATTACGCGGCACGCGGCGGCGAGGAGTCCGCGCGGCTGGTCGAACCGCACCGGCTCGTCTCGCTCGGACGGCGCTGGTATCTGGTGGCGTGGGACCTCGACCGGGTGGATTGGCGCACGTTCCGTGTCGACCGGCTCAGCGATCCGCGCACGACCGGCGCGCGCTACCGGCCGCGCGAGATCCCCGGCGGCGACGCGGTCAAGTTCGTCGAAGCCCAGATCAAGGCCAGGCCGACCACGTACGAACTGGTGGTCCGGGTCGACGCGCCGAAGGACCGGGTCGAATCGGCGGTGCGGTACCTCGGCGGCGCGCTCGAAGCGATCGACGAGATGTCCTGCCGTCTGACGATGAACGTCGACACCTTCGACTGGCCCGTCCTGATCCTCGCCGCCATCGGCGCGCCCTTCGAGGTCGAGAGCCCTTCGGCGTTCAAAGATCACCTCGGCGCCGTCGCCACCCTCTTCTCCCGCGCTTCCGGCGACTAG
- a CDS encoding aldo/keto reductase gives MEKFAIGGDLPVHRLGFGAMHLPTEAGPGRDNAIAVARRAVELGITLIDTAHLYGGGANEELLAEALHPYPGDLVITTKVGVVRTGDDWKYDARPESLRVQVDEGLRRLRVERIELLQLHRLDPETPLSDQLGALRDLRDEGKIGRIGLSEVTVDELARAREIVDIASVQNRYSLLDREHEAVLDACEAAGTAFLPWRPVLGAASSATAALTAVAAELGVTTAQVGLAWLLTRSPVILPIPGTASLAHLEENFAAADVKLTAEQLELLTKA, from the coding sequence ATGGAAAAGTTCGCCATCGGCGGAGACCTGCCCGTACACCGTCTCGGTTTCGGCGCCATGCACCTGCCGACCGAAGCAGGGCCCGGACGCGACAACGCGATCGCCGTCGCGCGGCGCGCGGTCGAACTCGGCATCACGCTGATCGACACCGCGCATCTCTACGGCGGGGGCGCGAACGAGGAACTGCTCGCCGAAGCGCTCCATCCGTACCCCGGCGATCTGGTGATCACCACCAAGGTCGGCGTCGTGCGGACCGGCGACGACTGGAAGTACGACGCACGGCCGGAATCGCTGCGGGTGCAGGTCGACGAAGGGCTGCGGCGGCTGCGCGTCGAGCGGATCGAGCTGCTGCAGTTGCACCGCCTCGACCCGGAGACGCCCCTTTCCGACCAGCTCGGCGCGCTGCGGGACCTTCGCGACGAAGGCAAGATCGGCCGGATCGGGCTGTCCGAGGTCACCGTGGACGAACTCGCGCGGGCGCGGGAGATCGTGGACATCGCGAGCGTGCAGAACCGCTACAGCCTGCTCGACCGTGAGCACGAAGCGGTGCTGGACGCCTGCGAGGCGGCCGGGACCGCTTTCCTGCCTTGGCGTCCGGTGCTCGGCGCCGCGTCTTCCGCCACCGCCGCGCTCACGGCCGTCGCTGCGGAACTCGGGGTGACCACGGCGCAGGTCGGCCTCGCGTGGCTGCTCACGCGGTCGCCGGTGATCCTGCCGATCCCGGGGACGGCGAGCCTCGCGCACCTGGAGGAGAACTTCGCCGCCGCCGACGTCAAGCTGACCGCTGAGCAGCTGGAGCTGCTCACGAAGGCTTGA
- a CDS encoding vWA domain-containing protein: protein MSGVPGRLVEFVEALREHGIPAGPSETVDAAAALEVLGLASREQMREGLAAALVRRGGQRAVFDATFDIYFPLGVGAPSQDPVEDLTTLRDRLASALAANDQTELTQLAGLAVDMLGEYGGTAGTGGWSAHQTLERLQPQTLVVRVLEAIRAGGQEDFTDRLDRDDVRRRVEGFRGLVRTEARRRVAEVRGRERVSRHAVPPAADRVDFLLASRAQLAELRRVVQPLSRKLATRLAARRRRHARGQIDLRRTLRRSLSTGGVPMRPSYRRHRPGRPEIVLLCDMSGSVAGFANFTMLLVQALRDQFSKVRVFAFIDACDEITHLVDTGAADPEDLGARILADAELTRWDGHSDYGHALGEFAERYSDAVGPKTSLLILGDARTNGGDPNLEAVRGMAAAARHTYWLNPERTALWSTGDSEAHAYAQVVEMHECRNVHQLTRLVARLVS from the coding sequence GTGAGCGGTGTGCCGGGCAGACTCGTCGAGTTCGTCGAAGCGTTGCGGGAACACGGGATCCCGGCGGGTCCCAGTGAGACGGTCGACGCCGCCGCGGCACTCGAAGTACTGGGCCTGGCCTCCCGTGAGCAGATGCGCGAAGGGCTCGCGGCGGCGCTGGTCCGGCGCGGCGGCCAGCGTGCGGTATTCGACGCGACGTTCGACATCTACTTCCCGCTCGGCGTCGGCGCGCCCTCGCAGGACCCCGTCGAAGACCTGACCACGTTGCGGGACCGGCTCGCCTCGGCGCTCGCGGCCAACGACCAGACCGAACTGACGCAACTGGCCGGGCTCGCCGTCGACATGCTGGGAGAGTACGGCGGCACGGCGGGCACCGGCGGGTGGTCGGCGCACCAGACCCTGGAACGGCTTCAGCCGCAGACGCTCGTGGTCCGCGTGCTCGAAGCGATCCGCGCGGGCGGCCAGGAGGATTTCACCGACAGGCTGGACCGCGACGACGTCCGGCGTCGGGTCGAAGGCTTCCGTGGGCTGGTACGGACCGAAGCCCGCCGGAGAGTGGCGGAAGTCCGTGGCAGGGAACGGGTTTCGCGGCACGCCGTCCCGCCGGCGGCCGACCGCGTCGACTTCCTGCTCGCCAGCCGCGCGCAACTCGCCGAACTCCGCCGCGTCGTCCAGCCGTTGTCGCGCAAACTCGCCACTCGGCTGGCCGCCCGGCGACGGCGGCACGCGCGCGGGCAGATCGACCTGCGCCGGACGCTGCGGCGCTCGCTGTCCACCGGTGGCGTCCCGATGCGGCCGTCGTACCGGCGGCATCGGCCGGGGAGGCCGGAAATCGTGCTGCTGTGCGACATGTCGGGCTCGGTGGCCGGATTCGCGAACTTCACCATGCTGCTGGTGCAGGCCTTGCGCGACCAGTTCAGCAAGGTGCGGGTGTTCGCGTTCATCGACGCGTGCGACGAGATCACCCACCTCGTCGACACCGGTGCCGCCGATCCGGAGGACCTCGGCGCGCGCATCCTCGCCGACGCGGAACTGACCCGCTGGGACGGGCACAGCGACTACGGGCACGCGCTCGGCGAGTTCGCCGAGCGCTACTCGGACGCCGTGGGGCCCAAGACGTCCCTGCTCATCCTCGGGGACGCCAGGACCAACGGCGGCGACCCGAACCTGGAGGCGGTGCGCGGAATGGCCGCCGCCGCGAGGCATACGTACTGGCTCAATCCCGAACGGACCGCGCTGTGGTCCACCGGGGACTCCGAGGCGCACGCGTACGCCCAGGTCGTCGAGATGCACGAATGCCGGAACGTGCACCAGCTGACGCGGCTGGTGGCTCGTCTGGTCTCGTGA